Proteins from a single region of Starkeya sp. ORNL1:
- a CDS encoding ABC transporter ATP-binding protein, whose translation MSIDTKQAVDRAVMVEPSPALLQATDVTMKFGGLTALNQICLGVEQGSIHSIIGPNGAGKTTLFNCIMQGYRITSGAIHFAGQRLDGLTPDRVAAAGIARTYQNIRLFHGITAIENLLVGMHLHLKSRWWEAILNSAHCRQDEARAHAEACEMLAFVGLSGRGDMLARNLSYGDQRRLEIGRALCMKPKLLMLDEPTAGMNPHEITEMMHFILRIRETFGITIVLIEHQMRLVMRVSDKVTVLDHGVKIAEGLPAEVKKDGAVIAAYLGRAAHRQEELA comes from the coding sequence ATGTCCATCGATACCAAGCAAGCTGTCGATCGCGCGGTAATGGTCGAACCCTCTCCGGCGCTGCTGCAGGCCACCGACGTGACGATGAAGTTCGGTGGCCTGACGGCACTGAACCAGATTTGCCTCGGCGTGGAGCAGGGCTCGATCCACAGCATCATCGGCCCCAACGGTGCGGGGAAGACCACGCTGTTCAACTGCATCATGCAGGGATACCGGATCACCTCCGGCGCCATCCATTTTGCCGGGCAAAGACTGGATGGGCTGACGCCGGATCGGGTGGCCGCCGCCGGCATTGCCCGGACCTACCAGAACATCCGGCTGTTTCACGGCATCACCGCCATCGAGAACCTGCTGGTAGGAATGCACCTTCATCTCAAGTCGCGATGGTGGGAGGCGATCCTGAACTCCGCCCATTGCCGGCAGGACGAAGCGCGCGCCCATGCCGAGGCCTGCGAGATGCTGGCTTTCGTCGGCCTGTCGGGCCGCGGCGACATGCTGGCGCGCAACCTGTCCTATGGCGACCAGCGGCGGCTGGAAATCGGCCGGGCGCTCTGTATGAAGCCGAAGCTGCTGATGCTGGACGAGCCGACCGCCGGCATGAATCCGCACGAAATCACCGAGATGATGCATTTCATCCTGCGCATCCGGGAAACCTTCGGCATCACCATCGTTCTCATCGAACACCAGATGCGCCTCGTCATGCGGGTGTCGGACAAGGTCACCGTGCTCGACCATGGCGTGAAGATCGCGGAGGGGCTGCCGGCGGAGGTCAAGAAGGATGGCGCGGTGATCGCGGCGTATCTCGGTCGCGCCGCGCATCGTCAGGAGGAACTGGCGTGA
- a CDS encoding ABC transporter ATP-binding protein codes for MNNEPLVQVSDLHVFYDQIEALRGVSMRVDKGAIVTLIGANGAGKSTLLRTISGILRPRSGSIYFAGRNLAQTPAHMIARSGVAHVPEGRKLFAKLTVDENLRMGAYRRSDRKGIAEDRERMMDLFPRLRERIGQVSGTLSGGEQQMVAMARALMSKPQLLLLDEPSMGLSPVMVDFVFDTISKINAQGMSILLVEQNASLSLKIAANAYVMESGSIVLEGSGTSLLHDERVRSAYLG; via the coding sequence GTGAACAATGAGCCCCTGGTGCAGGTGTCCGATTTGCATGTCTTCTACGACCAGATCGAGGCCTTGCGGGGCGTGTCGATGCGCGTCGACAAGGGCGCGATCGTCACGCTCATCGGCGCCAACGGCGCCGGCAAGAGCACACTGTTGCGCACCATCAGCGGCATTCTCCGGCCGAGGTCGGGCAGCATCTATTTCGCCGGCAGAAACCTCGCGCAGACGCCGGCGCACATGATCGCCCGATCGGGGGTCGCCCATGTGCCGGAGGGGCGGAAACTGTTCGCCAAGCTCACGGTGGATGAGAACCTCCGCATGGGCGCTTATCGGCGCAGCGACCGCAAGGGCATCGCGGAGGATCGCGAGCGCATGATGGATCTGTTCCCGAGGCTGCGCGAGCGCATCGGGCAGGTCTCCGGCACGCTTTCCGGCGGCGAGCAGCAGATGGTGGCGATGGCGCGCGCGCTGATGTCGAAGCCGCAGCTCCTGCTGCTCGACGAGCCCAGCATGGGCCTTTCGCCGGTGATGGTGGATTTCGTGTTCGATACCATCAGCAAGATCAACGCCCAGGGCATGTCGATATTGCTGGTCGAGCAGAATGCCAGCTTGTCCCTGAAGATCGCGGCGAATGCCTATGTGATGGAAAGCGGCAGCATCGTGCTCGAAGGCAGCGGCACCTCGCTGCTGCACGATGAACGCGTTCGCTCGGCGTATCTGGGATAG
- a CDS encoding LysR substrate-binding domain-containing protein, with protein MNLRQLRYFVAVCDEQHFRRAAEKLNVSQPPLSQQIKELELELGVRLLERSNRAVELTPEGSLFLRRARAILDSVEEARHEMHNYSATGGGINIGYMSAAMASSLPPILSALREDSRGAITFKLRQLDPESQLRSVARGELDVGFASFSARPAPISIDDKFLVIERAWQERLKVALPHGHPLAGKTVISLDQLNDEKLIIMARNPLPGFFDQVISLCYNAGVAMNIVYEATQMPEVMTMVAAGYGISFVPERSSMLWERQLALIPLSQSPTTDVSVMYRADNTSPVLTRFKQLLKKIYADGPSEN; from the coding sequence ATGAACCTGAGGCAGCTGCGCTACTTCGTGGCCGTGTGCGACGAGCAGCATTTCCGCCGCGCCGCCGAGAAGCTGAACGTCTCGCAGCCGCCATTGAGCCAACAGATCAAGGAGTTGGAGCTAGAGCTCGGGGTCCGGCTGCTCGAGCGTTCCAACCGCGCGGTGGAGCTGACGCCGGAGGGATCGCTGTTCCTGCGGCGCGCGCGGGCGATCCTCGACAGCGTGGAGGAAGCCCGCCACGAGATGCATAATTATTCCGCCACCGGCGGCGGCATCAATATCGGCTATATGAGCGCCGCAATGGCTTCGAGCCTGCCGCCGATACTCTCCGCGCTGCGGGAAGACAGCAGAGGGGCGATAACCTTCAAGCTGCGGCAGCTCGACCCGGAATCGCAGCTGAGGTCCGTGGCGCGCGGCGAGCTCGATGTCGGCTTTGCCAGCTTCTCGGCGCGCCCGGCGCCGATCTCGATCGACGACAAGTTCCTGGTGATCGAGCGGGCCTGGCAGGAGCGCCTCAAGGTCGCGCTCCCGCATGGCCATCCGCTCGCCGGCAAGACAGTGATCAGCTTGGACCAGCTCAATGACGAGAAGCTGATCATCATGGCACGCAACCCGTTGCCGGGCTTCTTCGATCAGGTCATCAGCCTCTGCTACAATGCCGGCGTGGCCATGAACATCGTCTATGAGGCGACCCAGATGCCCGAAGTCATGACCATGGTCGCGGCGGGCTACGGCATCTCGTTCGTGCCGGAGCGGTCATCGATGCTTTGGGAGCGCCAGCTCGCGCTGATTCCGCTCTCGCAAAGCCCGACCACAGACGTTTCCGTGATGTACCGGGCCGACAATACGTCCCCGGTACTCACGCGCTTCAAGCAACTCCTCAAGAAGATCTATGCCGACGGGCCTTCCGAGAACTGA
- the glcF gene encoding glycolate oxidase subunit GlcF yields MLLVAHGHEVAQLPQVHRILHDLIFRSLRYLMHIFHMLKGRLTFVSSLIVQRSRRETMQTDVTMKGAELAEANAIIKTCVHYGFCTNTCPTYVLLGDENESPRGRIDLIKDMLASNAAPKKETVQHLDNCLSCLSCMTTCAAKVDYAHLIDRARVHIEKTYDRPLFDRFIRTALAGILPNPKALTAALWMASLAQPLKHIFTGRLRAMLELAPTGARVAAVTKRQVFAAEGERRSRVILHLGCVQQVVAQHINDAAIRLLTRHGVEVVTLGAGGCCGALTLHMGKEDKARAAARQVIAAVQAELESDEVDAVVITASGCGTTVKDYGHLFAADRQMSAAATRVAGLTRDISELLHKLPLQPATGNMAYRVAYHDACSMLHGQKVISQPRALLKRAGFKVHDIPERHFCCGSAGTYNMLQPELAARLGQRKAANVGATGADILCAGNLGCLTQIGHYSELPAVHTVELLDWATGGPRPAALRGRDLSPETADLTPSREAALTAAPEGAFW; encoded by the coding sequence ATGCTGCTCGTCGCACACGGCCACGAAGTAGCGCAGCTGCCTCAGGTTCATCGCATCCTCCATGATCTGATTTTCAGATCACTGCGATACTTAATGCATATTTTCCATATGCTAAAGGGCCGCCTAACGTTCGTCTCGTCGCTGATCGTTCAGCGGAGCAGGCGTGAAACCATGCAGACGGACGTGACCATGAAGGGCGCCGAACTGGCCGAAGCCAACGCGATCATCAAGACCTGCGTGCACTACGGCTTCTGCACCAATACGTGCCCGACCTATGTGCTCCTCGGCGACGAGAACGAATCGCCGCGCGGGCGTATCGACCTGATCAAGGACATGCTCGCGTCCAACGCCGCTCCGAAGAAGGAGACGGTGCAGCATCTCGACAATTGTCTTTCCTGCCTGTCCTGCATGACGACCTGCGCCGCCAAGGTGGACTACGCGCATCTGATCGACCGGGCGCGAGTGCATATCGAGAAGACCTATGATCGGCCGTTGTTTGATCGCTTCATCCGCACGGCGCTGGCCGGGATCCTGCCGAACCCGAAAGCGCTGACCGCGGCGCTGTGGATGGCCTCGCTTGCCCAGCCGCTGAAGCACATCTTCACCGGGCGGCTGCGCGCCATGCTGGAGCTCGCTCCCACCGGAGCACGGGTTGCTGCCGTAACGAAACGCCAGGTGTTCGCGGCCGAGGGCGAGCGCCGCTCGCGGGTCATCCTGCATCTCGGCTGCGTCCAGCAGGTGGTGGCGCAGCATATCAATGATGCGGCGATCCGGCTGCTGACGCGCCATGGCGTGGAAGTTGTGACGCTCGGCGCCGGGGGCTGCTGCGGTGCCCTCACGCTGCATATGGGCAAGGAAGACAAGGCGCGAGCGGCCGCCCGCCAGGTGATCGCCGCGGTGCAGGCGGAGCTGGAAAGCGACGAGGTCGACGCCGTCGTCATCACCGCCTCGGGCTGTGGAACGACGGTCAAGGACTATGGCCATTTGTTCGCCGCCGATCGGCAGATGTCGGCGGCCGCGACCCGGGTCGCCGGCCTCACGCGCGATATCTCCGAGCTACTCCACAAGCTGCCGCTCCAGCCGGCAACCGGCAACATGGCCTATCGGGTCGCCTATCACGATGCCTGCTCGATGCTGCACGGCCAGAAGGTCATCAGCCAGCCCAGGGCCTTGCTGAAGCGCGCGGGCTTCAAGGTCCACGATATCCCGGAGCGGCATTTCTGCTGCGGCTCGGCGGGAACCTACAACATGCTGCAGCCGGAGCTGGCGGCGCGGCTCGGCCAGCGCAAGGCGGCGAATGTGGGGGCGACGGGCGCCGATATTCTCTGCGCCGGCAATCTCGGCTGCCTCACCCAGATCGGCCACTATTCCGAGCTGCCGGCCGTCCACACCGTCGAACTGCTCGACTGGGCGACCGGTGGCCCACGACCGGCGGCGCTTCGCGGCCGCGATCTCTCCCCCGAAACCGCAGATTTGACGCCCTCCCGGGAGGCGGCACTCACCGCTGCCCCCGAAGGCGCCTTTTGGTGA
- a CDS encoding FAD-binding oxidoreductase, whose product MSKPNLPPQTQQFLDIVRGVLGDEWVHTSEATVSRYGETTLPGPDLPPPAVLYPGTKAEIVAIVKAANDTGTPIFPISNGNNISQGSRAPVSSDQIVVDLGRRMNRIIDINEDMGIATIEPGVSYQQLHDELERLGGKFMADVTSGPPAGSVLGNALDKGAGYTPYADHFSMTCGLEVVLGSGEILRTGDGALASARNWHMSKYSYGPHLDGLFIQSNYGIVTQAGFWLMPKPPVVRSFAFTFENDDDVGDIVAAIKPLKLSGFVPTMMRLCNDLWLLASEGPHPNYVSGQALSDDDRKDLQRAHGLGSWTVSGAFYGGSHEALAPQINRVRDHFASLGKGRYIPHEEALEMPALAAAVAAYAGVPSVHELKQLAWRPGGGMAGFTPGVPMERDLIVESSRKSREILRAHGLEYLKMYVCGPRFARGLHHLLWNRAVADEDRAADQAYRELVAAYTDLGLQVGRSPIRYQDLHMSLLSEATKKTCDAIKDVLDPRGIIAPGRYGIGHAAAGY is encoded by the coding sequence TTGAGCAAGCCGAACCTACCACCCCAGACGCAGCAATTCCTCGACATCGTGCGCGGCGTCCTCGGCGATGAATGGGTTCACACGTCGGAAGCGACGGTGAGCCGCTATGGCGAGACGACGCTGCCGGGGCCGGATCTGCCGCCGCCGGCGGTGCTTTATCCGGGCACGAAGGCCGAGATCGTCGCCATCGTGAAGGCGGCGAACGATACCGGCACGCCGATCTTTCCGATCAGCAATGGCAACAACATCTCGCAAGGCAGCCGCGCGCCGGTCAGCTCCGACCAGATCGTCGTCGATCTCGGCCGGCGGATGAACCGCATCATCGACATTAATGAAGACATGGGCATCGCCACCATCGAGCCCGGGGTTTCCTATCAGCAGCTCCATGACGAGCTGGAGCGGCTGGGCGGCAAGTTCATGGCGGATGTGACCTCCGGCCCCCCCGCCGGCTCGGTGCTCGGCAACGCCCTCGACAAGGGCGCCGGCTATACGCCTTATGCCGATCATTTCTCGATGACGTGCGGCCTGGAGGTCGTCCTCGGCAGCGGCGAGATCCTGCGGACCGGTGACGGTGCGCTGGCGAGCGCCCGCAACTGGCACATGTCGAAATACTCCTACGGCCCGCATCTCGATGGGCTGTTCATCCAGTCCAATTACGGCATCGTCACCCAAGCGGGTTTCTGGCTGATGCCGAAGCCGCCGGTGGTGCGTTCCTTCGCCTTCACCTTCGAGAATGACGACGATGTCGGCGATATTGTCGCCGCCATCAAGCCGTTGAAGCTGTCCGGCTTCGTGCCGACGATGATGCGGCTGTGCAATGATCTCTGGCTGCTGGCCTCCGAGGGGCCGCACCCGAACTATGTGAGCGGGCAGGCGCTGAGCGATGATGATCGCAAGGACCTGCAACGCGCGCACGGCCTGGGCTCATGGACGGTTTCCGGCGCCTTCTATGGCGGCAGCCACGAGGCCCTTGCCCCGCAGATCAATCGCGTTCGCGACCATTTCGCCAGCCTCGGCAAGGGACGCTACATCCCGCACGAGGAAGCGCTGGAGATGCCGGCGCTGGCCGCGGCGGTCGCCGCCTATGCCGGCGTTCCCAGCGTTCACGAGCTGAAGCAGCTGGCATGGCGTCCGGGCGGCGGCATGGCGGGCTTCACGCCGGGTGTTCCGATGGAGCGCGACCTGATCGTCGAATCCAGCCGCAAGTCACGGGAGATCCTGCGCGCGCATGGCCTCGAATATCTGAAGATGTATGTCTGCGGCCCGCGCTTCGCACGTGGCCTGCACCATCTGCTGTGGAACCGTGCGGTCGCCGACGAAGACCGCGCCGCCGACCAGGCCTACCGGGAACTGGTCGCCGCCTATACCGATCTCGGACTGCAGGTCGGGCGCTCACCCATCCGGTACCAGGACCTTCACATGTCGCTGCTGAGCGAAGCGACGAAGAAGACCTGCGACGCCATCAAGGACGTGCTCGACCCCAGGGGCATCATCGCCCCGGGCCGGTACGGCATTGGGCACGCTGCGGCCGGGTACTGA
- a CDS encoding branched-chain amino acid ABC transporter substrate-binding protein codes for MPNLSSLKVSGWAGAAGLHLLLAGVVATPAMAADPVSDPLGVIKIQKGAPIQIGGYWVLSGPDAALGIDSKRGVELAFKDRGGKIDGHQLQLNAQDSLCTPEGGQTAATKLAANPATVIVLGSACSSEVTAAAPILWKAGITNIGTSASAPKLTAPDRKPGYDGFVRTIPNDLDQGKADAEYVFNTLKKKSIVTIHDGSPFAEQLQAVMAGRFKELGGTVLSQEATTPTEVDMKPLLTNVAALKPDLVYMPIFVAAASQIIRQAKDVPGLEKTSLLGSNGLMSADLIQAAGSSVVGFQFTYQDISPEALGKAYPKFVEAYKAAYGEAPISGYHANAYDAATAALNAIEKVAVTNDNGDMLIGKKALRDAVFATQFDGLSGRISCDKLGNCAQFHHAVYEYTNADVSTYEPGKNPKKIYP; via the coding sequence ATGCCTAACTTATCGTCTTTGAAAGTATCGGGCTGGGCGGGAGCGGCAGGCCTGCACTTGCTGCTGGCTGGCGTCGTCGCCACTCCGGCCATGGCGGCGGACCCGGTTTCCGACCCGCTCGGAGTGATAAAGATCCAGAAGGGCGCGCCGATCCAGATCGGCGGCTATTGGGTGCTGTCCGGGCCTGACGCGGCGCTCGGCATCGATTCCAAGCGAGGCGTCGAGCTGGCCTTCAAGGATCGGGGCGGCAAGATCGACGGCCACCAGCTTCAGCTCAACGCCCAGGATTCGCTCTGCACGCCCGAAGGCGGCCAGACGGCGGCAACCAAGCTTGCGGCGAATCCGGCGACGGTGATCGTGCTCGGCTCGGCGTGCTCCAGCGAGGTGACGGCGGCGGCCCCCATCCTCTGGAAAGCCGGCATCACCAATATCGGGACCTCGGCATCCGCGCCGAAGCTGACCGCGCCCGATCGCAAGCCCGGCTATGACGGCTTCGTCCGCACCATTCCCAATGATCTCGACCAGGGGAAGGCCGACGCCGAATACGTCTTCAACACCCTCAAGAAGAAGTCGATCGTCACCATCCATGACGGCAGCCCGTTCGCGGAACAGCTGCAGGCGGTCATGGCCGGGCGCTTCAAGGAACTGGGCGGGACGGTGCTCTCGCAGGAGGCCACGACCCCCACCGAAGTCGACATGAAGCCGCTGCTGACCAATGTCGCGGCGCTGAAGCCCGACCTCGTCTATATGCCGATCTTCGTGGCGGCGGCCTCGCAGATCATCCGCCAGGCGAAGGATGTCCCCGGCCTGGAGAAAACCTCCCTGCTCGGCAGCAATGGCCTGATGTCGGCCGACCTGATCCAGGCCGCCGGCTCCTCGGTGGTCGGCTTCCAGTTCACCTACCAGGACATCTCGCCGGAGGCGCTGGGCAAGGCCTATCCGAAGTTCGTCGAGGCGTACAAGGCGGCGTATGGCGAGGCGCCGATCTCCGGCTACCACGCCAACGCCTATGACGCCGCCACTGCCGCGCTCAACGCCATCGAGAAGGTCGCCGTGACCAACGACAATGGCGACATGCTGATCGGCAAGAAAGCGCTGCGCGACGCGGTATTCGCCACGCAGTTCGACGGACTTTCCGGCCGGATCAGCTGCGACAAGCTCGGCAACTGCGCGCAGTTCCATCACGCAGTCTATGAATACACCAATGCCGACGTGTCGACCTACGAACCCGGCAAGAACCCCAAGAAGATCTATCCCTGA
- a CDS encoding alpha/beta hydrolase has protein sequence MPKPSYRNLDRQALDREYFARGTVPDVDIFIDAYARLSRAAKRTLKGEVDIAYGPGADETLDLFVPHAGAPLFVFIHGGFWRALSKDESSFMAPALCKAGFAVAAINYSLAPLVPIGEIVRQARLSIVWLWRNAARLGFDPTRIHICGSSAGAHLAAMLLDEQWQATEGLPSGLICSATLLSGLFDLEPLRHCHVNDWMKLGKAQARRNSPVALPIVPQARVHVAFAQTDTDEFKRQSRHYAKLCIDAGATVSCTEYANTNHFDIVLKLAEPETTLFRQVTRFMLESHRDQAKGDIHA, from the coding sequence ATGCCCAAACCGAGCTATCGCAATCTGGACCGGCAGGCGCTGGACCGCGAATATTTCGCCCGCGGCACGGTGCCTGACGTCGACATCTTCATCGACGCCTATGCAAGGCTGAGCCGTGCCGCCAAGCGGACGCTGAAGGGCGAGGTGGACATCGCCTATGGACCAGGCGCCGACGAGACGCTCGACCTGTTCGTGCCTCACGCCGGCGCGCCGCTCTTCGTGTTCATCCATGGCGGCTTCTGGCGCGCGCTGTCGAAGGATGAATCGAGCTTCATGGCGCCGGCGCTGTGCAAGGCCGGCTTTGCGGTCGCCGCGATCAATTACAGCCTCGCGCCACTGGTTCCTATCGGCGAGATCGTGCGGCAGGCGCGACTGTCGATCGTCTGGCTGTGGCGCAACGCGGCGCGATTGGGTTTCGACCCTACGCGGATCCATATCTGCGGCAGTTCCGCAGGAGCCCACCTCGCCGCCATGCTGCTCGATGAGCAATGGCAAGCCACTGAGGGACTGCCATCCGGTCTCATATGCAGCGCGACGCTGCTGAGCGGGCTGTTCGACCTCGAACCGCTGCGGCATTGCCATGTCAATGACTGGATGAAGCTTGGCAAGGCGCAGGCGAGGCGCAACAGTCCCGTGGCGCTGCCCATCGTGCCGCAGGCACGCGTGCATGTCGCCTTTGCGCAAACCGACACCGATGAGTTCAAGCGGCAGTCGCGGCATTACGCAAAGCTCTGCATCGACGCCGGCGCGACGGTCTCGTGCACCGAATACGCCAACACCAACCACTTCGACATCGTGCTGAAGCTGGCCGAACCTGAGACGACACTGTTCCGCCAAGTCACCCGTTTCATGCTCGAAAGCCACCGTGACCAAGCCAAAGGAGACATCCATGCCTGA
- a CDS encoding SDR family oxidoreductase → MPETVETMVTHARKAFSLEGNRVLVTGAAGGIGAAVARACSALGAEVLLTDVRSCEAVSAELVSDGKPAARLELDISRPEAPDELAAWAGDVDALVVGAGIYRPIDWDHDDWEREVTLALDTNLKAPMRLARAFADRMAARGSGRMVLVGSVAALTGGTFPGVGPHYAVTKGGLHTLVRYLAARYTPSGVLVNGVAPGTIDTPMLKDLDLRPALAKQPLKRAAQPEEVAWPIAFLCAPAASFISGMIMDVNGGNYMRP, encoded by the coding sequence ATGCCTGAAACGGTCGAGACCATGGTCACGCACGCACGCAAGGCTTTCAGCCTGGAGGGCAATCGGGTTCTGGTGACCGGCGCTGCCGGCGGCATCGGCGCCGCGGTTGCTCGCGCATGCTCTGCACTCGGTGCCGAGGTGCTGCTGACCGACGTTCGCAGTTGCGAGGCAGTGTCGGCGGAACTGGTCTCGGACGGGAAACCCGCGGCGAGACTGGAGCTCGATATTTCGCGGCCAGAAGCGCCGGATGAATTGGCCGCATGGGCGGGCGACGTCGATGCTCTCGTCGTCGGCGCGGGAATCTACCGGCCGATCGACTGGGACCACGATGATTGGGAGCGAGAAGTCACGCTCGCCCTCGATACCAATCTCAAGGCGCCGATGCGCCTGGCGCGTGCTTTCGCCGACAGGATGGCGGCGAGGGGCAGCGGGCGGATGGTGTTGGTCGGCTCGGTCGCGGCCCTGACCGGCGGCACATTCCCGGGCGTCGGCCCGCATTATGCGGTCACCAAGGGCGGGCTTCATACCCTGGTTCGCTATCTGGCGGCGCGCTACACGCCCTCTGGCGTGCTGGTCAACGGCGTCGCGCCGGGAACGATCGACACGCCGATGCTGAAGGATCTCGATCTTCGCCCGGCCCTGGCCAAGCAGCCCTTGAAGCGTGCGGCCCAGCCCGAGGAGGTGGCCTGGCCGATCGCCTTCCTGTGCGCGCCGGCCGCGAGCTTCATCTCCGGCATGATCATGGACGTGAATGGCGGGAATTATATGCGGCCGTGA
- a CDS encoding LysR family transcriptional regulator — protein MKLALRHIEAFLAVAEHGNFSTASRHLHVAQPALSQAVKDLEAELGVRLFDRTTRRVELTAAGLEFQGSTSKILEDLEHAVENVRDLATRRRGRIRVAAPPLLSSVILPQAIAAFHRDYPGVAIELIDIGTEEIVASVVTGKADCGLGTFSPSEEGIERTLLMRDNLMMFCSPEHPAHDLTTVAWSELRDQPLIALTRTSGIRLLMDIGIESAGISAKPAFEVSLITTALALVEADLGVSVLPSYALAAARHYAVIARPLVDPVISRDVVLIHASGRSISPAVATFSGVLRSYAQKLTPAQGVAENSSRKPRTTSS, from the coding sequence ATGAAGCTCGCGCTCAGGCATATCGAGGCGTTCCTTGCGGTCGCCGAGCACGGCAATTTTTCCACCGCCTCCCGGCACCTGCATGTCGCTCAGCCCGCTTTGTCGCAGGCGGTGAAAGACCTGGAGGCGGAACTCGGCGTGCGCCTGTTCGATCGGACCACTCGTCGCGTCGAGCTCACCGCCGCAGGCCTCGAATTCCAGGGGTCGACCTCGAAGATTCTCGAGGATCTTGAACACGCCGTCGAAAACGTTCGCGATCTGGCGACGCGGCGGCGCGGCCGCATCAGGGTTGCCGCGCCGCCGCTGCTGTCATCGGTGATCCTGCCGCAGGCCATAGCGGCGTTCCACCGCGACTATCCCGGCGTCGCGATCGAGCTGATCGACATCGGCACCGAAGAGATCGTCGCAAGCGTCGTTACCGGCAAGGCCGATTGCGGCCTGGGAACATTCTCGCCCAGCGAGGAAGGCATCGAGCGCACCTTGCTGATGCGCGACAACCTGATGATGTTCTGCTCGCCCGAGCATCCGGCTCATGATTTGACGACCGTCGCCTGGTCTGAACTTCGGGACCAACCGCTGATCGCGCTGACCCGGACCAGCGGCATTCGCCTGCTGATGGACATCGGCATCGAATCCGCGGGCATCTCGGCGAAGCCGGCTTTCGAAGTATCGCTGATAACGACGGCCCTTGCCCTGGTGGAAGCGGATCTCGGCGTTTCCGTGCTGCCGTCCTACGCGCTGGCCGCCGCTCGCCACTACGCCGTCATTGCGAGGCCGCTGGTCGATCCGGTGATCTCCCGCGACGTCGTCCTGATCCATGCCAGTGGCCGTTCGATCTCTCCTGCTGTCGCGACCTTCAGCGGGGTGCTGCGCAGCTACGCGCAAAAACTCACGCCAGCTCAGGGCGTGGCCGAAAACTCATCCCGGAAACCAAGAACCACGTCATCCTGA